TAAATTTGGAAAGGAGGGTTTTGTACTTTTGTTTGTTTTTATAGTGGGGAAATATGTTTAATTTCTTTGACAGAAAAGATGTTCGCAAGATTCTTAAGAGGAAAGATAGTGATCCGGGTGAACAAGGTACAGCTCATATCACGTTTCTTGTTTTTTTCATGTTTTTTGTGGGACTTCTTATTAATTGCTAAGTGCATTTCGTGTGTATTAGTGTATATGATGATGGGTGTTACTGATCTGATCGGATTCTGAGGTTTTGAGCAATAACTTTTCGAAAATGTTTAGTAAAGATTTAAGTTCTTGCTCAGATAGAGTTTCTTGATTACAGTTAAACTAATAGTTATTGGGACCGAAAACAAAATACTTTATCGGGAGTAAAAATATAATGTTCCCGTTATGTTGGGAttggaaaaaaaaattattttatcgaTTATTATTACTCGAGGTTCAACTTACTCATAAGGCATTCAAGTTTAGTGTGGATTCTCAGAGTTTACTGGTTCTCATCTGTTTGCATATATATATTTGGAAAGGGGTTGGGGAAACTGTGTAAAACAGTAATATTTAATGCAGAATTGGCATTTATTTGTCCTTAGGCTGGTAGGTAGTATACCCGGATATGCTATTATGATATTTGCTATAGAGTGTCAGTTCAAATTGAATAATTGTGATGATCAAAAGACTTAAGTTTCTGAAATCACTGAACATTGGCCAGTAGGTTCAATTGTTATGTGAGTAACTGTTTGGTATCAACTACTTGGTTTTTACAGGAGTTTATTATGTAACCAGAAGTTTCCCTGTTTTTTTGTATGACCAACATTTAGTTGTGTAAAAAAGATAGTGCTACCGGGAACTGGGGAAGGTCAAGATTTCAGAAGCATTTTATTTCTAAGTCGATGTAAACAGCTTTACCCCTACAACTCTTGACTATCGTGGCAAACAGGGCCTACAATGTTTTAGTTGTGTATACAGACAAATTATATAATTAGTAGTTGTTGTGGATGGAAATGCTAAATCTAGTGAAGAAATTGATCAGGAAATAgtaatcaaattttaaaaaagaTTATCACGGTTAGCTGTTGGCATTGACATCGTTTTCCGTTTAATATTTGATTTATCGACGATCCTCCTCTTTTGTTATATAGGTAAAGCACTGGAGGAACTACGAGCTTCTTTATTTAGCAAATTGCGGCGTCAGCAGCAGTTCTTGGTTGGGCCTGCTGCTGCACTTACATTCAATTTTGTGGTTTCCGTCAGTATTATATTGATGAACAAATTGGTCTGTGTAATCGACTGTCCTTCATTTCTCCTGATATTAGAACTTTTTATTCTTCACTGATTTTAACTAGGATTCATTGTTTCTCTTATTTTATTTCAGGTGCTAGTGAAACTTGGATTCAATTATCCGATATTTCTTACATTTATTCACTATGTATGTAGCTGGTTCTTGATGGCCATCCTTAAAGCTCTGTCCATTCTCCCGGCTCCTCCAGCGAAGTCACCCAAATTCTCATCGTTGTTAGCTCTTGCTATCGTCATGTCTCTTTCTACTGGCCTTGCCAATGTTAGCTTGAAGTTCAATAGGTGAGTGGCTGAAATCCTCCCAGTTCTTGAAAATACTAATATAAGATATACAGCCAAGGTGTTTCAAGACTTCTTGATTATtgataaaaaatattttctttgCAGTGTAGGATTTTATCAGATGGCTAAGATTGCTGTAACCCCGGCGATTGTTCTGGCTGAATTCATTGTTTTTCAGAAAAGAATTTTGATTCAAAAGGTAACTAATTGCTGAGAACCTATATATAGACATGATTTAAGTAGAAAATATGTATATTATTTGAAGATGACCCTAACGCTGCACATACTAATTTGTAAAGCGTAAATTACATAATCCAAAATATGGTCATACTCTTGGTAggttgttttatttttttatcttgATACTTAACGGCCCATTTTTTGTCATTTCTTCTAGATGCCAAGAAAGAAAAACCAAAATACTATAATTTTTACTAGtatattgatttttaaaaattatacatATAATGGATTGCAACAGTTAAAGTACAGTTACTTTTATGTTGCAGTTCGTACATTTCCAGGATCTCTGTTATTTGCATGCTAAATGATTTCTTACTTTGCGTGAGCTTAGACTGTCAACTGTGCTCGGTAACTGCTAGTTCATGCTGGTGATAGCCTGGAGTTGGGTGATTACCTAGTGTCTGCTTGCAGGAGTTAAACAATAAACACCCTTGCCAAGACATTCGCTTCAGTTTTTTCCCCCAAATACTCTCTTACGATCAAATGGATTATTATATTTGTGGTTTATATTGATTTTGTTCTTCAAATTCTTATAACTCATCTGATGGGCATTAGCCAATGTAAAGCATCACTTCTTTATAAGGATGGCAAAGATAGTCATCACTGCGACTTCACTATGTGACATGTCCTATTCTGATGATAAAGAGCTGTTGCTTTACCTTGACAGTGTCTCAAATTCTAATAATGGAACTTCTCCAGGTGCTTGCACTTACTGTAGTATCAATTGGTGTTGCTGTTGCAACAGTAACAGATTTGCAATTCCACTTTTTTGGTGCTTGTATAGCAGTGGCATGGATCATACCGAGTGCTGTTAACAAGATATTATGGTCCAATCTTCAACAACAAGATAACTGGAACGCTCTAGCGTATGTCATGTTTTCACCTAAGCATTTGCTCTTATTTTTCCTAACCTTAtgttatttatattattttttctGACCTTTTTTTGCAAGTGTCAAGGTTTACTTGCTACAGACTTTTTGTTAATTTCCTCACTGCAACTATTTCTGAGTACTGAGCTCAAATATTTGGAAGAAAATGTTTCACCTACTTTTATGAAAATGCATTAAAAGTTTATAGGCCTCAGTTTTTACAAACTTACACTCATTGGCAGCTCATATGAATACTATTTCCTGTTTTAATTAACAGGTTAATGTGGAAGACTACACCCATTACTTTGTTCTTTTTAGTAATCATGATGCCGTATCTTGATCCTCCTGGTGTCTTATCTTTTGACTGGAGTTTCAGTAACACCTCGGTTATCCTTGCTTCTGCTATCCTTGGCTTTTTGCTTCAGTGGTCAGGTGCTCTAGCACTTCGGTAAGAATTATTCCTTTATATTATTTTCTTTTTGTTGCTCTTGTTAAATTCTTTAGAACTACGAGAAAAAGACAAGTTATTTACAAAAAAAAGTAAATTTgttgaaaaatgttaatattctACTGAAAATGACGTCCTCTTCTTAAACAATGTGAACATTTTCCGAGAATTCCTCTTCGAATTATCTTCAAAATGAAGCCATTCCCCAGAAAAACTTACAAAGCCTAAATGACGCGTCATTGGAATGTCATTGTGCCTTTCTGTTCTTCTTGTTGCAGGGAAACCTCTGCGGTCACCCATGCTATTCTAGGGCAGTTCAAAACTTGTGTAATCCTTCTTGGAGGTTTCCTTCTCTTTGGTTCTAATCCTGGAACAACCAGCATTTGTGGAGCAATCACAGCTCTTGGTGGTATGTCTTATTACACCCATCTCAACTTGAGCAAGCAACAACAGACGATAAAAAGTTCCTCCAAGCAAGCATCATTCTCTTTACCAAAATCTATGCTCAGCAAAGAGAACGGTGAAAACCACGACCATGTTCTTCAAGATGAAAGTGTCTAATAGGGCACCATAGGCACATTTAACACATACGCATGGAGAGAGTATACCACTAACCCCTGTATCGTTTATTTTAGTTATGCATCATCAAATGAGTTTCTAAGTTTGACTAGCAGTGATAGTTTGATTACTAACCTAGGATTTGCATCTGAGTAGATATATTTTCATTACACTTATGACagattaaaatttatttataaagGTTGTAACACAGTGAAAATAAGGCCTCTTTGTTTTAAAATTATGGGCGGCGAAGCACCCGTTCCAAGTGGCCAAGGCCAATGCTGTAGTAAAAGAAAAAAGTATGTTAAGATTAGCTTTTATATGATTTGTGCCTCTCTAATCATTAGATTAGCTATTCTAATCCTACGTCGCCACGCCACAATTGTGTCCTTTCCTCATTATTCCCTGTTGCAGTGTCTACCTATCCAACAAGAAAGTTGGCTTTTGTAATCCTACGTCGCCACAGAACTTTGTTTTCAATGTCAAATGTTACGAGGTTGTTAAACCAAGCAAACCTAGAGTAACTTGTGCATATCTACGGAGCATCAAAACTTAAGTTTGATCGGTTCAAAGTTTAAAAACTTTGTAAGAACTAGACTGCAGCTTTTGTATCTTCAAATATCAAACGACTACATAAGTTTAATTTTCTCCACTCATCTAGGACTTCTCGTGAAAACTATGCACACGAGATTTCCGTTACCCACCCCGCTTGAATAGGAAAATTTGTTTTACTTAATAACTTGATcgtttttagaaaaaaaaattctgTATTTTAATCGGGGGCGAAACTACAGTCAGACCATGGGTGTCACGGGATCAGATTTTCAACCCTGAATTTTTTGATCCTCGATTGCCCCAACACCCAAGTAGTCAGC
The sequence above is drawn from the Apium graveolens cultivar Ventura chromosome 2, ASM990537v1, whole genome shotgun sequence genome and encodes:
- the LOC141708750 gene encoding nucleotide-sugar uncharacterized transporter 1-like, whose product is MFNFFDRKDVRKILKRKDSDPGEQGKALEELRASLFSKLRRQQQFLVGPAAALTFNFVVSVSIILMNKLVLVKLGFNYPIFLTFIHYVCSWFLMAILKALSILPAPPAKSPKFSSLLALAIVMSLSTGLANVSLKFNSVGFYQMAKIAVTPAIVLAEFIVFQKRILIQKVLALTVVSIGVAVATVTDLQFHFFGACIAVAWIIPSAVNKILWSNLQQQDNWNALALMWKTTPITLFFLVIMMPYLDPPGVLSFDWSFSNTSVILASAILGFLLQWSGALALRETSAVTHAILGQFKTCVILLGGFLLFGSNPGTTSICGAITALGGMSYYTHLNLSKQQQTIKSSSKQASFSLPKSMLSKENGENHDHVLQDESV